The genomic region aaaggtgacagAAACTGATCAACAACAGCCTCAAGAATACTTTacacatttgtattttaaacCTTTATTCTTTCTGCACTTTGCCTTTAttcaagcatttaaaaaacccttacAAACAAGACTGGGgtatttaccttttcttttcaacaaaaagcaatttcatacatttgtatttatttttaatctatgctgtttcagaaggaaaagtttaccaaaaagaaaaggtgtCATATACCACATTCTAACAGTGATTGAGTTCTGTGTCCCTCTGGCAGCTCATTTGCAAGTCTGATAGActcagaagaaaatgcttttatttctccatgAATTTAGTGAGTTCCAATATTCCTAAACAGTGCACACCTTTTGACAAGAACAGAAGATTTAATCTGCTGCTGACCTACAGATGAATCATCCAGATTGGGTGACGGCCTGGGATCTACATGGGTTGCTGGGGGGAGGGCAGAATAAAATCTATGGATCCACTATGCACCTGACATTCCACCTACAGCAAAGGAGATTTATGCAGATGTCTTCTAAGAACTAAACCAACACAAACAGATGTGTTCTTAAGCCAAGGACTTTTGCAGTTCAGCAGGTAACCAAGATGCTACTTCTCCTTGTCAAACTGTACGGAAGTTGATACCTTCTTTGTATGGTCAAACAAACAAGTGAATGCTAAATTTAAATAATGAGTATCAAAAAAAGGCTTTATATATTCTGTAATAAGAAAGTAATACACCCAGGACCCAAGCAGCTGCAGTCATCTAAGTTTTAGAAGTACTCTTAAACATTTATAAAGAGGACACTATCACTGATATTTCAGACCTTATTACAAATTCTACTTTAATAGGTAAATAATTAAATTAGCTCAGAATAGCAGTTTATTTAACCCTGCCTCTGAAGAACAGCAGAATATTCAACTACTTGATCTTCAACACTCATGctcattaaagaaattaatttaccAGGGCATTACAGGAGTCAACATCTATTACTGTAAGCCATCCCTGCGTTTCCAAATAGATTTTTtccactaaaaaaaccccatatggCTGATAAAATTTACATGGAGAAAATATATATGAATTTTCTCTCAAGAAGTATCTGTTTTAGCTTTTCTTAAAGTACCTGTCCCAAACCACATTTCTCTAAGAGATTACTTTCCAGGTGAATGGAGAACTTTGCAACAGAACTGAAACcattcaagaaaaaaagcaaaacatcaaGGAAATTTCTATACTTGCACATTTCATAACCTTTACAAGCATAAGGAAACTGAACACAAGAGACACAAATATTCAAGAGATTATGGCAGTAACGTAAACTGTCTAAAGGAACTTTTCTATTTTGTATAAAACATACTGACTACAAAATTAACATCAATATTCAAGACCAGTGCATACTGCTGATTAAGGAACATCCAGAGGTTAAGATCACAACGTGCACTTGTACTACACAATTCACTTTGAACTCCCAAGTCTAATCTATTAACAAGCCTCCACAATGTCATTCCTGTTCAGTACATTTTAATCACAAACCAGCAGAACGAACACTTATGCATCAACAATGCTCAGCATTGTAACATGCTTAAACAATGACTTCTTTGATCCAGCATCTCTTACTATTCTGATGTATCCTAATACACTACTGTCAACAATCCCAATGCACTGATGAGAACTACCCTTTATAATCCAACTGTAACCTCTCATCGTAAACCAGTGCCGCAATCCATgcaaaggaaacattttcatgCCGCTGACTTCCTGAATTAAGACACATTAACAAAAAATGGTTAACTTTCCACCcaaatttttaaagcatgagTCCCAACATGTTGGCAAGGGACTCTGAAAGCTTTATTCAAGAAGAGCTACTAACTGGGTGGAGTATGTGTTTAAAAACTGTATCAAATTCCACCCGCAAAGCAAGCCCTGTATAACCAGCATCCAACATCATTATTTAACTGAGGTTTATGCAGGCACAGAAgatcctgttcctgctgcaaaGTGAATTGGCAGCTAATTCTGATACTCTTGTCACTACTGGACATGTCCTGATCCTAACATTTTTAGGATAATACTTATTTCTAAGCAGGACTGCTTCTGTTTTACACCACGACTGAAGTAACACTTAAGAGTGCAGAATATAATGAAACCATCCTTTAGCTAATGCATTACAAGTGgaacaaatacagaaatgtttttccttgAGGTATGAATATGGCCATTTGCTTCTTCATAAATGTCATTTTGGACAGCGTCCCAAGTAGAGAATAATGCCGCAAGTCCTTCACTGTTCCCATCATTTTTAAGGTCTAAACTATCAGAACTTCCTAACAAAGCCATAAAATACAGACAATTCACAAAACACAGTCATTGCTCTTAAAACCTCCTGATCACTCCTGACTGACAAATAAAGCACCTTTTCATGAAGTTCATGTGTTGTGACTACATTCAGATTTCTGAGCTGATTTCAATTCAACATTTTGTGGAGGTTTTGCAGGAATTCTCTGCCTTTATTGCTGATCTGTATTTGAAAGCAGAGCTCTCTCAACAACGATCTATCAAAGTTTAAACACATATATCACCTTCTATCTCCAAGTGTAAAGCAAAGTGGAAACCAAAATCTACCTACCCTGCAAATACCAACATCAACCCTCCACCCATTGTTAAGTACACAGAAATTCTTCAATAATCCCATactaaaacaaagaaatttaaGAACGGGTTAGAGGTTCTAGATTACAGCTCTGTTCCATATAAAACGTACCACCAAACACGGGATGATTAAAATAAGCACAGGAGTGTCACTTCAATTCCTCCCAAACAAAGAGGACAGAAAAGTCACACATTACTAACCACTGCTAGAGATAACTGAAGCAtaacccagaaaaaaacagttACAACATGAACAGATGCAAAAAGGGTATCATAAGCTTCAAAGCCAGAACAAGATGATCCACACTAAGGAAAGTGTGTTTGCTAGTAACAGCTAAAGAACTGAGTTAAAGACTTCACACACAGCACCTCAGCTCAAAAAGCTAGCAGGTGAAGCAAAAAGAGATGCTGACTGGCACTTCATACATACAGGTTCTGTCTAAAGGCTCCAGAGATTTTTCTGCTAGTCACAGCACAGTTATTTGTTAGGATGCTTGGGAGAACCTTTTCATGACTGAATGTAAGTCTCAGAAGCATGCACAAATTCACCTGTCTTTTAGGAGAATCTAATTAACTTTGCtcaatttttgtatttctagACTGTAGTCTAATTTTGAAGTGGTagcaagtattttaaaaacccaaactaccACCACATTTCTTTGCAACAGTTAAGTCTTAGCAGTTTCAAGACGTTGTGTGGCACCAGGGCTGTTAGGATCTGTTGTGTCTGCACTACTGTCACAAGTAATGATCCTGCTTCACCCTCTGCTTCCAACCAATTCCTCAGGCTGACTCCAGCACTCACTCCTGCAGCAAGGCAAGAGCACGTAACTGACCTGGTGGAAAATGAAACACTTAGGCAAGATAAGCTGGTTCAAGATAAAAATGGGATCTTTCCCATCAGTTCTTCTACAGAGAACTTGTCAATCTTTGCCCATTTCAACTacattctggggaaaaaaaccccaatcccgGGGTTACTAGTATCAATTGTTAACATTTCACTCAATTTGTAAATGATTCAATTTATCATTATGATATTATCTGTAAGGCTAACTCCTGTTTTCTAGAGAACAGGGATGGCAAAAGCAGGGTTTACCTATacatactattaaaaaaaagtctactCAATTTTACAGTTGAAAACCAgtatcttaaaaaataaaagtcatacTTCTCTATGTGCTTAGTCCTAATACTCCTAAATGACAAGTTCCTGCAGCTCCGGTCAACAACAACCGTGAACTAACCTTTTAACTATCGACATATGGAATAAAAACTCCTTCAGTTGAAGTGttaacagtaaaaaaacccaagcaaacaaaaaaacccattcatATATAAGTACATAAGATTAGTACCTGGTTTTCAGCACTAGTTATTTCCCAATATTTGGAAAACCTATACTATATATCcagtaatttatatttaaatccTCTCTTGGTATGGCAGGTTATCAGTACTTGAAATGCCATttagagaagattttttttcaacctGCAGTCATGACTATATTAAATAAGCCCAGCTTTTTCTAGCATCAAAATCAGTggcacttttaatttttttttaattttggcaCAGTCCACATCCAATTCAGTTTTCCACTTGTCAGAGAAGTATGCAAGAGAAGGTTAACCTACGTAATATGCAATGCGTTTTTAAAAACTTACttgcttttaaataataattaataaataattaataaacgTTTTGTCCAGGTGTATAAAAGAACCATTCCTGCCCTTCACACATTTAATTGTATTGACATCACCAACACAATTGCTTTTTAGATAACCCAGATCTATTCTAAGAACTGCAATTCACTGGCAGCTCCTCAGAAGCACCTGCCAGGTCCCTTCAGTTTCACTCTCTGTCAGGTATCTGTCACATGAGCAAAGGCGGGCACGGAGCAGGGGGCACTGGGCCAGGCAGCTGCCAAGAGGCTGCCCGAGCCCCACATCCTGGCAGGTACCAGCCAGCGATGCCATGTGACTGCGTGCATCTATGCTGCTGCCAAAACTCAGCCACGGGAGGAAGCAGGCTGCCAAAGAAGCCCGGAAGCTCTCACTTCTCCCTGCCCACAAGCACAGGGCCCTCTGGGAAAGGGTACAGCCAGGGGCATGCCTGGAGCAGCACACCCACTTCTACACGGCCACATGTTGGGCAGCCCTGTTTGACATGAGGAGACTCCTCTCTAACACAGTTTGTTTTTCATGAATATTCGTACAGCTTGGTGGGTATTTTCTGAATCACTGTGACCAATACGGAGTTGTGCTTTCTAGGCATTCTCGGAACTTAACAGCAAATCCATAAAAACACTTTAACAACTACATCTTCGAGGCTTTTCCGTTTTGGCCCTAGGGACACCAGTTATAATAAGCGTGCACATAGTTCCACAAATTACAGCCTACAGCTCATCTCCTAAAACTATGTTTGAACAGCTCATCTCCTAAAACCATGTTTGAGCATCTCATTGCAGATTTTTCAAAACCATTTTCAGAACATGTTCATATATTCTACAAATGATACCATAAtgtaaaaaggggaaaaaaccaaaccaaaaaacccctacaTACATATATTCAGGCACAGCCATTGGTTTTAAATTTACCTGAGTTCTTTCTACTCTCACTGAAGAGATCAAATGTTTGATCTACCTCTTCTACAATAGGTAAGATTTTTAAGCTTTCATATTCTAGgcttctcaaaaaaaacccaaccaaaaacaCCTGAACAAGACAAAAAATCTGCCAGACTGTGTAAAGTATAAAACTAAAAAGCACTTTGGTAATTTTGATcaatataaaacaaaaacatcacCCGAGAGAGagtattttttcagaaactCTATTGCGTTTTAAACTCTACTGCATTGCCAGGCAGAGCAAAATCAAAGGCAATGGGGACAAGCGGTGAAATTAGAGCTATGATCTaccaagaaattaaaaaactgGCGCACTCTAAAGAAAAACTGCAATTTGCATCTTAACAGAAATAGAGTATTTGTCAAAGCTAATAGGAATATAGAAAAACCTaatgaccccaaaccccacttATCTCAAGGATAGCAATATTTCAATGACCTTGAGCCTGGCCTTGGATTTATTAAGTACCAGCTCTGCAAAAAAGGGTTAATTTTCAATCCCTGTGTACAATTCAGTTTAAATAATGCTCCACtggactttttattttctttaaaactgtaaTGGTGTTACACTGAGATCATCAATCCAATAATGGAAGCCAGTTTTACGAACAGTCTTTTCTCCTTATCCTTCCCTATTCTGCCCATTTTGTTTAAACGCTTCCTTTCTAGCCAGTTAGTTTCTGAACAGTTCAGCACACGTGGTTTAGGAATTACAGGGTGAGTGGGAGGGGGAGAAATACAGTTATCAATACAATAACTGCTTTCTTACAAAGCCAGAGAAAATATAGTCTGAAACGGCTTTTCCTGGTTTAGATTTTAGTCACTTAACATTTCTGGGCAGCTGTCTCAAGTAAATCACACTCTTCTCCCACCATTCAACAGAAGATACCTTTGGAAATCGAAACAGCTCCTCCACCCCCTTTAAACCTTCTGTGTAGTCTTAGGGTAGCACTAAGACAGTGATCTAGGTGCCAACACTGGTTAAGACTTGAGTTTCATAAGCACAATGTTACTTTGCCAAGCACTTAGACATGAGCAGCCACAACAGGAAGTATTGGAAAATCTTCTGGAGCAAGACAAAGCCACCCTAAATTAGATCTTGCATGATGACAACTCACTAAACAGCCTTACTCTGGAAGACAGTCTTTGCAGAACAGTAATTCAGAACTCAGCAGAAAGCATTCACGATGCAAGGGGTATGCGTAAACCAGTTACATTTATTCGAAATTTTAGATTATACTAAAAAAAGCTGTCATATCACATTAGCCCAGTACCAAGAGATGATCAGAACAGACAAGGCACATCCCACTTCTCGCATCCTACTCAGTGCATGGGGAAAACAGGTAACCATTAATTCAACAAATAGCTTCAACAAACGTAACACGTCTGCAAGAGTAAGTACGGACTGAGCACAACATGCAGAACACGTAAATTATCTCTAATTGCTGCCTACCCTCGGGTGCAGTATTCTCTTGTTTTAAGTTAAGGACTGCACAGCATAACTGGAACTGctcttttccagcagctccccaacTACCTGGATTTATGGGCGAGTGCCGGTTCAAAGTTTCAAGCTGATCGCCATGCACCCCGACAAAAACTGCGAGCAGCTTTACACAGCAGTATTCTTCATTTTGTGATCGCAGAGCGATCTGAAACCTGACCGTACATCGAGTTATCTCCCTCCGGGTATTACTGCCTGCAGATGTTAAGCTTTTACTTGGCTCTTTAGGGCTTGTTTTTAAAAGGGTTTTCTGTCCACTTGGTTCAAACCCACATTGCCTTTTAGAAAGCAAAAGACATACCCTCCTGCTGACTGACACGATGGTTTGGGCCAGAATTTAGACAAACCTGTAACAACACAAAAACCCACTCTGCTCTACTAAAGGGGCTGTTGgcttggggggattttttggttcGCTGTGTCCTCCCCCCGATGATCAGAATCTCGCAAGCTTGTGTCTCTCTGCGCTGACCGCGCGGGAAGGCGGTGCGCCGCGGACCACGCCAGGAGCGGATTTCCAATAGCAGCAGGGCCGCCAGCGCGGCCGCCCGGACAGTGGCCGGCGCCGGCAGCTCCgcggggggaggaggtgctcggCTCCCCCCACCCCGCCGGTGACGGCCCCGGTAGCCCCGCCCCGCGGGGGGTGCGGGGAACGGGTCCCGGACCTGCCAATCACGGCGAACACCGCCCGGCCCGCCCGGTACCGCCGTGACCTCCGGGGCTGCGGCGGCTCCGCCCCCTCCTCCCGCCCCTTCACGGCCGGGGGGCACTTACCGTCCCGGGACGTGCCCATGAGCTGGTCCAGCATGGCGCGCATCTGGGCCTGCGCCGACATCTTgagcgcggggggggggggccggcGAAGCCCGGCCGAGTCACGCCGACAGCGGCCTACAAGGCCCGAGGCGCGGCGGGCGCACGGCCCTGCCCCTCGCGTCACGGGCGGGCCCGGGCGGGGCCGCTCCCCCGCCGCTgcggggggagggagggagcgggcGCTGCCCCCGCCTGGCTTTCCCGGTGGGAAGCGGAGCGGGGAACTCGCCTCGCGCCGGACCCGGTGCCGCCGCCTCACGCCCCCACACGCTCCCCTCCTCCCGCTCCCTCCCGCGCCCGCCACGCGCGCGCGCCGGCGGGAACGGAAACCCGCGCGCACGCGCCCTGCGCCCCTTCGTCCGCTCCGCGACGTCAGCACGGACGGGCCTCGGCGCTCGCCTATTGGCCACGGCCCGCGCTGCTCGGCCAGTGACGCACCGCGCGGCGAGGCTCCTGATTGGGCCGTCGGGCTGGGCCCTTGGGGCGCGCTGATTGGCCAGGAGGGCCCACGTGGCCGCTGTGACGTCACGGTCTCCGGGTCagcggcggccccgggcggggtTGCGGTCtcgggcggccccgggagcggAGCTTAGGGACAGTTCCCTTCTGGAGCCGATTCCCTCTTGGAGTGCTGTGCAGCACCACTGCAATGGCCCGCGCTCTCTCAAGTGCCGGGTGCAGTCGTGGTGAGAAAAGTTACTGTAATAGCCCGCCTACTGGAGAACCACCCTTGAAACTGAGGCTACTGCCATGTGCGGCTGATAATTCAATTTACAGGGCACCAACAtccattttcaaaaaaaatgttttcatgaaTTTTACCCATTCTAACGCCTGCATTTTGTGACTCACCCTTTGTCAACCATCGTGTTGCCATCTAGTGACCAAAATCCGTCATAAAGATCAGTTCTAATCGTCCACAGGCGTTGTCGTGTTCAAGGTTAGCTCCATACGAGTGAAAAAAGGCAACACAAAGCCTCCCCTAACATtaacccctccccccccccaattaTCGGTATTTCAGAAGGACTTGCAGAGAAGATGCTCTTCTGTAACACGTTCAGGGAAGATTCTCTACCCAGTGCCCCTCAGCTAATTAAGAGTATGTCCtggctttgctgcttctttaaaatctaaatttaCTTTTGTTAGTCATTactttgggttgaaagggaagTAAATGGAAGAGACCCCAACACTTGTTAGAATACTCTATTTAGTACCTTAGTATGCTTACGGGAAATTGAGAAATTTTAGCTACTACGTATACCCACAGCATACACACTTTATCTCCTTCTACTCTTTAAAGAGCATCTATGTCTGGCCAAATGAtcgcactttttttttttttttaatttctctctgtcAAGCAATATACTCTAGACCGTGGGACTTTGGATGGAGCAAACCTTTAGTCTGTCTGGAAAGTGAACTGCAGAATGCAGCAGTTTGCATTAAATAACCCAAACCAACCAGTATGTCACAGCCATTCTCAGGGTGTGGTGACATCGCACCACTTTGATCTACAGAGCTGAAAATAGGTTGGTACTCTCCCACCTGTTACACCAACGCTTTTCAGAAAAACCACCGTTTAGCTAGTGAGACACTGTTAAGACTTGCAAACTGGAATTTTGGTCAACAGAACCCTAAAACTTGTAGTTCACATCTCCTTACCTTACCTAAGCAGCCAAGATCTCCCCAGTTTTAAGGATCCGTTGTGCCTATCCACTATACTGTGGGGATTAAACTACCCCCAAGTTTTAAATACAGGGGAAAGAAGAAGCAGACTTAGATGAACTAATTCTATTTGCAATGTTTTTCTGACAGAACACTTTGTTTTCCCCAACAGTAAAAAACCCTAACAAACACAATCTTTTGTTAGAGTTGCTTCAAGCTCCTCCCCAGGTAAACCTCACATTCTTAGCCATTCTTGTTATAGATTTCTTACATATCTTGCATACAATTCAACACTCTTCTGAGAACAGCAGCAACTCAAGACATTCTTTCATAAAAGGAAACTCGCCGTTCCACATTTGTGAGATGAGCGAGAAAACGCAGTGCCATTTGAGTACCTCGCGTGACTGTCAGTAGTCAGTTCCCTTCAGCTTTTCTGAGATTCAGTGTATGAGGGCAGCACAGGAAGCTGGCAGTTGCAGAGTCGACTTCTCAGAGACACCGAGAAACATGTAACTCATTAAGAATTCATCTCTCTGAATTGCTACTGCTAGCTCACCAccatggaaaaaaccctaaaaaatcTTTACGATGGAAGAGGTTTGTGCTACTGCAGTGCTCACCAGAATCCACAGATGCTCCACAGAAGAGGTCTTTGTTCTTGGAAGAGTACGAAATTCCACATAGAATATAGATGGAAAATGCTTCGGTGAACACTAGACAAATTCTCTCACCTACTGCTTTTAAATCACGTGGGGGAACCACGAACCCCTCCAACCCCTTGGACAAGGAGTTCAGCAGGGAAGGCTGACATGTTTCTCCACTACAACCAACCTCTCAACCCGTGGAGGGTGCCAGTCACAACACACATTGAGAAGGACGGTATGGGCGTCTGGGAAGCCTGATAAAGGGAGAGGGGGTTTCCAGTTACGGCTTTCACACCATAACCTAAAACTGACAAAAGTCACCTGTTAGAGAACCCAGCCTATTCCAGTAGCTCTAGGATATTTATTGAGGAATAAACATTGAACACAGCAGTCCCGTCTCAGCCCTTCCCTCCCGGCTGCTGAGGCAGTCTGAAGCCCACCAGTCCGGCGACCTCCTGGGGCGAGCGCTCGCCCTTGCCGTGGTACTCGCGGTGCAGGGCCTCGTGTTCCCGGACGCTGCGGAGCAGGCACAGGTAGGTGGCGGCCTGGaagtgcagctcctgctgggccCGGCACAGCTTCTCGCTGGTCACCTGCGGGGAGCGGCGGTCAGGGCGGCCCCGAGGCCTCGCCGAGCCCCGGCGGCTGCCCGGGCAGGGATGGGTAGGGCAAACCCGCGGGTACCCGGTGCGCGCGGAAGGCCGCGACCACGTGGCGATAGGCGGGGCTGTCGCGATAGGAGCGGCCGGCGGCGTGGCGGAGCTCGCGCAGGAGCGCGCGCAGGGTGCGCAGCGGGGCTCCCAGCGCCGCCATTTCCGACCCGCGCGCGGACGCGCCCGCCAAGcgagcgccgccgccgcgcctcGCCAGTGCGGGCAGTCGAGCGCCGAGTGCACGATCGCCTCCTCCTCTGTGCCGCCCTCCCCGCCACTGCAATTGGCGCAGGTCAAGTGCCGGAGGTCGAGCGGCGGGACCGCGGCGTGCCCGCCCCACGCCTCGCCCTGGGCCCTCCGCGGTAACGGAGCAGGAGCCCTGGGAGCCTTCCAAAAGGCGCGTCATACGGCGGGAAAACGAGTTGGACCGCGGGCCCGTCCCCGCGGGTTTCTGGGGCCTCGGGTTTAAAAGCGGCTCCGGGTCTCGCTCGAGCCAGAAGGGGAAGCCCAACAACAAGCCCAAGAGCTGCGGTCCCGAGGCAGCCGGCGGCTCGCGGGAGCCCGGACAGGCGGCGCGGCGCgagtgcaggaaaaaaagcacccACCCCAGATGGGACTCGAACCCACAATCCCTGGCTTAGGAGGCCAATGCCTTATCCATTAGGCCACTGGGGCTGCCGCGTAAGAGAGGTTTCCGTGTGCCTACTTATCTTCTGTCCCCGCCCCCTTTCCTTGTATGGAGCGCGTCGGAAGCCGGTGATTGGGCAGCACCGCCCCGCGCGGCCGCCGCGCGGCCCCCCGGGAGCCGGAGCCAGGCGGGAGCGCGGTGCTTCCATGGCGTTGTAAGGTGGCGCCTCGGAACAGCGCGATAGTCGCGCAGGGAAACGCTCCTTCCATACCGACCCTTTGGCGGTTTCAAAACGCTGGTCCTTGTACAGTGTTACCCTTTTCCGGGTGGTTGCCCTGCCTGAAGGAtgcccccacccccaaaacaaaaacgCGACAAACAGCCCGAAGGGCCAACCCTTCAAGTGAAGCcttttgccatttttatttttgcgaGAAatcacagacacggggctaatATGTACATTCCTCTTTATTTAATACAGCACAGACACGTGacacataaaaaaaagaaaagtacacTCATGAAAAAGCCTGTCGCAGTCAGGGACAGGGAACAGCTACGCTGAATTGAGTAAGGCTCCTACTGCAGAACAGGGGTCTGCCGGCAAGGGTGGATCCCAGAGCAAAGTCTGCTGCCAAAAAAAAGCTTGCGCTCCtttcaggaaagcagaaaagggcAAGCCCCTCCCGGAACAGGTGAAGACAGCGTTACCTGCAAGGTTCGCAGGATACGAACCCCGTGACTGTGTTTGGATCAGAGCACTGGTAAAATGAAATGCTCTCCAGTTATTCTCACAGAGGACCAATAGTCCTGACCTCTGAAAGCATTGGACTGCTCAGGGATAGCAAACCTGAGTACCTGGAAGGAGTGAAAACATCAAGTAGTCACACAGAAGAGAGTTAAAATTAGCCTCCCTGACAGGGCTCTGCTAGCCACAACTGGGAATGTGCAGGGAACTAACCGGCTTCCCAACTAACAAAAGACTTAACAGCCATTAAACTGACCAGAACAATATACGCATTTGGAACCGACGCAGGCTTTTgaggcagcagcttcttccttttcctgcttcagTTCAGGATGGAGATAAAGCAGGCACCAGTTCCTCTGGCAAAGAGCCTtacacacttttaaaaaattaaaatacaaaaaagggAGACAGGTGTATTTACAAAATCCATGGCTGGTACAGTACATCATTTTTAAGACACACTAAATGCTACAATCTTTCAGGTCCTGAgattattacaaaaaaaaaaaaaaaaaaacaaaaaaaaaacccaacaaaaaaacaaccaaaccaaaaaaacccaaaacaacaacaacaacaaaaaaaccccaaaacaaaccccaacaactcAAAACTTGTGTTCAGGTCCAGTTTTataaggagagaagaaagaaaccaCACATTTAAAACACAGTATCCCTTGAAGTTATTGGAACACACCTCCCTAAAAAATCCAAATCAAAGTGGTGCTTACCACCCAAATGTAGCTGCATTTGGTTGTTCAGGCTTGTTGTCACAAGAGGGGAGCATTTCACGGGGCAGTTTCCCTGGAGAGCTCATCAGATAAGCACAAGGCTGTTGGGATCCTCTCTCCATCGCTAAGCCCTATGATCCGGAATGCGCGAGTGTTAAAAGGAGGAAGGTGATCTTGTACAAATTCATGCTGGACTGAGTAAAGCATCAAAGGAATCACCAACTCAAAGAGGTTTACCATCTCATAGTAACTGTGCACTCCTTTGTTTGAAGCCAAGGAATGCGAAAAATTCTAGCTGTGATTTAACATTTgttaacaacaaaaaaccctcatCCAGCTTTTTGTTCTAACCTCCCCAGTGAAAGGTAGCAAAACAGTTTCTCAGCCCTTCATTGTCTGGGGGATCACAGTAGGTCAGATAGAATTAAACTGGCTATATCCAaacttgctaaaaaaaaaaaaaaaaaaaaaaaatatatatatatatatatataaaaagtgacaccaaaccaaacaaaggATATGGAGGCCAAACTGCTGTTGAGGGGATGATC from Corvus hawaiiensis isolate bCorHaw1 chromosome 4, bCorHaw1.pri.cur, whole genome shotgun sequence harbors:
- the FMC1 gene encoding protein FMC1 homolog, yielding MAALGAPLRTLRALLRELRHAAGRSYRDSPAYRHVVAAFRAHRVTSEKLCRAQQELHFQAATYLCLLRSVREHEALHREYHGKGERSPQEVAGLVGFRLPQQPGGKG